Below is a genomic region from Leptolyngbya sp. 'hensonii'.
CTTGGGGATGTAGAACACATCGGGTTGGGCCATGATTTGCTGCACAGCAGCCTCATTACGCTTTTTCAACGTGTCAGCAAAGGCTCCAAATCCCTGACTCATAGCGGCCCCCAGGTAGTTGGGTGGTGGGGTGGTGGAGGTCGTGGTCGTGGTCCCGTTTGTACTCACGGAAGATGAGCTGCTTGCCTGGTTCATGACTGTGCCAATGCCGGAAAGGGCAGAGGTGAGGATCAAGGTTGTGTCCAGTCCTGCAATTTGAGCACCTTTATCGAATCTGTCGGCGACGATCGCGCTCCCTTCTGGCCCCCGGAGGGTGATTGCGCTGGTGGGAGGGTTGTACTCTTTGTTGTTGATGATGATGGCCACCACATCCATAGTGGCCAGACCCGTCTTCTTCTCCAGAGGACGGATGACACTCACCAGCAGAGCACCTTGAGGAATGGCGATCGAGCCATCTGTAAAGCGCAATGGCTCTTCCAGTTGAACGATGAATTTGGGAGCGGCGTCCGTTCCCCCAAAGCTGGGGGCATCCCCACTATTGGCCCAGACCGCATCAGTCAGGAGGGTGGCTCTGGAACGGGTGCCCACCAGTAGAACACGGTTCGAGAGTCTATCTGGCGTTGGAGGTACCCCGATCTGGCTATAAGCCTGTTCTGTCTGGCTGGATAATCCACCCAGGTAGGACACTAGTGAGGAAGCCGATTGCTGAGAGGGTTGGGCCATTGAACTCCCCCCACCCTGACCAGAGGGTTGTGCTCCAGTTACAGGAGCTGACACTGCTGGAACTGTTGGTGCCATAGCGACCTGAGCAGGTACTGGTGGGACCATCCCATAGCTGCCTGCCTGAGAGAGCCGTTTCCACTCCTGGTCCGGGTCTACAGGGATTGGGATCTGGTTAGGGGCAATGGGAGTAGAAGCCACCGCAGGAACTGTCGATACAGGGACGGTCTGATAAGCTGGTCTGGGAGCAGGGACAGGCGGTGGCAAGGCAGTTGGAGTCGTTGTCGGTACAGCCAGAGTTTTAGGTGGAGTCGTGCCTGCCGATCCGGGAGTACCGGAGAGGTTCCCCTGCTTTAATCGTTCGTTGAGTTGGGTCAGGTCTTTGTCCTGATTGGCCAGTGCTGCTGCGGTCTTGTACTCACCAGGT
It encodes:
- a CDS encoding TrbI/VirB10 family protein, with product MATILENDNGKTTTIPGADVQLMQQFERLVTASDPHDPSLTPQGDRHQEAVELSEVTELVAEAEEDDEDDIPDILATRTRHSATQNPLSKLLLVGVASGAIFLLAGTLLMTLTSSKGHVTARNTSGAPAPAPAEPEPAQGALSDSKDQMVPGEYKTAAALANQDKDLTQLNERLKQGNLSGTPGSAGTTPPKTLAVPTTTPTALPPPVPAPRPAYQTVPVSTVPAVASTPIAPNQIPIPVDPDQEWKRLSQAGSYGMVPPVPAQVAMAPTVPAVSAPVTGAQPSGQGGGSSMAQPSQQSASSLVSYLGGLSSQTEQAYSQIGVPPTPDRLSNRVLLVGTRSRATLLTDAVWANSGDAPSFGGTDAAPKFIVQLEEPLRFTDGSIAIPQGALLVSVIRPLEKKTGLATMDVVAIIINNKEYNPPTSAITLRGPEGSAIVADRFDKGAQIAGLDTTLILTSALSGIGTVMNQASSSSSVSTNGTTTTTSTTPPPNYLGAAMSQGFGAFADTLKKRNEAAVQQIMAQPDVFYIPKGKSLQLFVNQTISL